The genomic region TCCATACGGAACCGTCGATTCCGCCGCAAGCTCCAGTTGGACTTCATCCATGTCACCGACGGCATACTCGAGGGGAGGAATGCTCTTCTTAATTCCAACAGGGGTAATGCCATGCACTCGGTTATACTCCGCCTGGATGCCCCGGCGTCGGCTCGTTTCCTCAATCGCCTGCTTCATCGAAGCCGTCACAAAATCGCCGTAAAAAATCACTCGTCCGTCGAGGTTGCGTGCCGCCCGACCTGCTGTTTGGATCAAGGCACGATAGGAACGGAGATACCCTTCCTTGTCCGCATCTAGAATGGCAACCAGACTGACCTCGGGGATATCGAGCCCTTCCCGCAGCAAATTGATCCCAACCAGGACATCGAAGATCCCACACCGAAGATCGCGGACGATCTCGGCCCGTTCGAGCGTCTTGATATCCGAATGCAAATAGCGGACTTTGACTCTGAGATCGTGAAAGTACTCCGTCAAATCTTCGGCCATCCGTTTCGTGAGCGTCGTGACCAGCACCCTGCCACCCTTGGCAACTTCCAACCGAACCTGACCAAGCAAATGATCGACTTGTCCCTTGGCCGGCACCACCTCGATCGGCGGATCCATGAGACCCGTCGGCCGTACGATCTGTTCGATCACATCAGGACCGGCATGCTTGAGTTCAAACGTGCCTGGAGTGGCGGACACATACACCACCTGATTGAGACACTGTTCGAATTCGGCAAACTTCAGGGGACGGTTGTCCACCGCCGACGGCAACCTGAATCCATACTCCACCAACGTCCGCTTTCTGGAATAATCGCCTTCATACATGCCCCCGACCTGGGGAACGGTCGCGTGCGACTCGTCGACGATCAATAGAAAGCCCTTTGGGAAATAGTCGAGCAACGTAGGCGGCGGCTCACCCGGCATGCGGCCACTGAGATGGCGTGAGTAGTTTTCGATGCCATGGCAATAGCCCATCGCCCGAATCATTTCGAGATCGAACTTCGTGCGCTGCTGGATTCGTTGGGCCTCCACCAGTCGTCCGGCTTTCTGGAGTTCCATCACACGCGCATCGAGTTCCTCCTCGATGCCGGTAATCGCCCGCTCATACCGGTCGGGCGCAATGAGGTAGTGGGTATTCGGATAGATAGCCACCTTTGGTAACTTGCCCAACGATTTCCCCGTGAGCGGATCGATTTCATGGATGGCATCGACGACATCGCCGAACAACTCGATGCGCACCGACTTCGCGTCGGACGACGCAGGGAAAATCTCGATCACATCGCCGCGCGCTCGGAACGTACCGCGATGAAAGTCCACATCGTTCCGCTCGTACTGGATCTCCACTAACTTCGACAAGATCTTTTCCCGCCTCGTCTCCGTCCCCTCCTCCAGATAAATGAGCATGTCGTGGTAGACCTCCGGAGACCCAAGGCCGTAAATGCAGGACACGGAGGACACAATCAGAACATCGTTCCGCTGCAATAGTTCGGTCGTGGCGGAATGGCGCATCTGATCGATGGCATCATTGATCGACGCATCTTTGGCAATATAGGTATCGCTCTGAGGAATGTACGCTTCCGGCTGATAGTAATCGTAATAACTAACGAAATATTCGACCGCGTTATGCGGGAAGAACTGCTTGAATTCTTGGTAGAGCTGCCCGGCGAGCGTCTTATTGTGCACGAGCACCAGCGTCGGTTTTTGGACGCGTTCGATCAGATTCGCCATCGTGAAGGTCTTGCCTGATCCGGTCACGCCCAGCAAGACCTGATGCTTTTTCCCAGCCAAGACTCCGGTCGAGAGTGTCTCGATGGCAGCAGGCTGATCCCCGCAGGGTTTGAACGGAGCTTCAAGCTTAAACGGCGGCACGACAACCTCCAGCCGCCCATCTTAACAGATCTCACGAAACCAGTGTGCTGAGCACCATCGAATGGCCGACAGCGTCCGCCACAGTGCCCATAGGCCCACCTTTCGCCAGTGACGCGCCGGTCAGATTTGTGCCGTTCAGCCTTATAGTGTCGGGGGCACCCGCGTCGCCGGTATTCGGCATTAACGTCGTTGGGGGATTGGGCGCTGCAACGTCAAGCAATGACCCTGTATTCGGCCACGTTCGGAAAATGTTCCGTGAGAGAATCGGGGGTAGAACCGATTGCCCACACCAGGTAAGTCGTGGCAGTTTGACCAGAGAGGGCGTAAGAAGAACGGGTGACATCGATGCCCCTCATGAGGATAGCCTCAATCGTGCAGTCTCGTGGCACAGGTGACGGGAAGAGGGTTACTGCCGATCAATCGCCGGAATAGGACACACGGGAGCTGCTTGCGGCTTCACTTTTCGCCAGAGCCTTCGAGATGGGCGATCCCTTTCAAAAAACCCCTTAAATTCCTTTCGATCCTAACTTCCTTGAACTCACTTGTGGTTCATCACATTCGTTCTAATCTCATCAACGACGAATACCGGCTCGAGACTATCAGGATCGTTCTCATGTTGAAGAGTGACCGTAGCCGTCGTCCGAAACCACACGCTCAGAACACCACCTTGTGGAGTCGTTTCTCGATGTTCTTCCACAGTCCAGTTCTCTAATTTAAAGACTTCGAATCCCTCGTGCTCAGCCAGTACCACACATTGCCTGAGTACCTGAAGAGGAAAAGTCGAGCTAGAATTATCATCCCAAATTGCAATCTCGAATCCACCGGTTGGTTTCTTTGTCACATTTGTTTCTGGCCGAAACGGAGACAGAATAGGTAAAGCAGGATCGAATATTTGGTTGTACTTTTCGCGATGATCGAGAACAGGCCTGAAGCCGTACCCGCCCACCGAGCGCCAACGAGTCAGTACCTTCCCTGTCTTTTCCATTGACTCAACTTGAGCAGGTTTTTTCTGATGGTCAGCTAGCCCGATATTCCGTTCTTGTAGATCCTGCAGAAGCTGTTCCGCATCATAAACACGATCGTCGTGTGGCTGAATTGAGACGGGAGCACCACGCAATATTCGCATTATGATTCCGGCACCAGGGTGAAAGAATGAACCTCGTGCACTCTTTCCAGGAGCAAGTCTAGTGACTAGATTCCAATCGTCCTTGTGCAGAATCACGAAATAGAGAGCCCCTTTGGATTTTGCCAACTCTCCAGCACGATACAGCACATACTCGTGAGCGCCTTGCACCCATTTTTCATCCCCTGGATCAAAAACCGGTCCATACCAAGACTCACGATAGTAGTTTCTATAGAGAATGAAATACGTCCGTTCGTCAATTTGAATATCTTGGTATCCCTGCCACGGAGCGGATAATATGCTGCTCTCAGAAATCGGCTGATACCGGGGTTGAACAGGAAACGAACACGCACTCAGCGTGAAAAGTAGCGAACACAATGCGACGCCATAAATTTTGATTGCCTGGAATCGAACCGTGTACTTTCTCATATATGACACAGCCCTCCCTATCCTGCCTGCCTGAGCATAAATAGGGTCATTGCTTGACTTTACATCTTTCAGAATTCCATGCCCAAGTTTGAGGATCA from Nitrospira sp. harbors:
- the uvrB gene encoding excinuclease ABC subunit UvrB, which encodes MPPFKLEAPFKPCGDQPAAIETLSTGVLAGKKHQVLLGVTGSGKTFTMANLIERVQKPTLVLVHNKTLAGQLYQEFKQFFPHNAVEYFVSYYDYYQPEAYIPQSDTYIAKDASINDAIDQMRHSATTELLQRNDVLIVSSVSCIYGLGSPEVYHDMLIYLEEGTETRREKILSKLVEIQYERNDVDFHRGTFRARGDVIEIFPASSDAKSVRIELFGDVVDAIHEIDPLTGKSLGKLPKVAIYPNTHYLIAPDRYERAITGIEEELDARVMELQKAGRLVEAQRIQQRTKFDLEMIRAMGYCHGIENYSRHLSGRMPGEPPPTLLDYFPKGFLLIVDESHATVPQVGGMYEGDYSRKRTLVEYGFRLPSAVDNRPLKFAEFEQCLNQVVYVSATPGTFELKHAGPDVIEQIVRPTGLMDPPIEVVPAKGQVDHLLGQVRLEVAKGGRVLVTTLTKRMAEDLTEYFHDLRVKVRYLHSDIKTLERAEIVRDLRCGIFDVLVGINLLREGLDIPEVSLVAILDADKEGYLRSYRALIQTAGRAARNLDGRVIFYGDFVTASMKQAIEETSRRRGIQAEYNRVHGITPVGIKKSIPPLEYAVGDMDEVQLELAAESTVPYGVVESIDQRIERLETEMKAAAKELAFERAAELRNQIRALRLQALNANS